The Brienomyrus brachyistius isolate T26 chromosome 9, BBRACH_0.4, whole genome shotgun sequence genome contains the following window.
aataataatatgtattgtttttctctCCAGGGATCCCAATATGAACTTAAAGAAAGCCCAGGCGTTCACCCCGCTAGCTTCGCAGCTCATAGCAGTCCAGCCTTTTACCCATATGGGCAGTTCCAGTATGGAGACCCTGCTAGACCCAAGAATGCCACAAGGGAGAGCACCAGTACACTTAAAGCCTGGCTTAATGAACACAGGAAAAACCCCTATCCGACAAAAGGAGAAAAGATAATGTTGGCTATAATAACAAAGATGACTCTCACacaagtctccacctggtttGCGAATGCCAGAAGGAGACTCAAGAAGGAGAACAAGGTGACGTGGGGTGCGAGAAGCAAAGAAGATGAAGACAGCAACATATTCGGCAGCGATAACGAAGGTGACACGGAGAAGAACGAGGACGAGGAAGAAATTGACTTGGAGAGCATAGACATtgataaaattgatgacaacgACGGAGATCAGAGTAACGAGGATGACGAGGACAAATCAGAGGGCCGGGATAGAGTAGAGCTGGACAGTATGGAGAAGAGACGGGCATTGGCCCTCCAAGCCTTTGATAAATCAAAAGACACGATTTCCGTCGGCAAAATGCCGTCTGATAACAACAGCACTAGAGTACTTTCTCCCAGCGGACAGGGAAGTTTCCAGCTACCAGTAAATAATAAGCCCAAAATATGGTCCTTAGCAGAGACAGCAACCAGCCCCGATAGTTCCCAGAAAGCCACGTCACCCTCTGTCCCTGCCAGTCACGCTTCACCCCAGATCCAGCACCCGGCTTTCCTCCCCAGCCATGGACTGTACACATGCCAGATTGGAAAGTTCCACAACTGGACAAATGGCGCTTTCCTCGGCCAAAATTCCCTGCTGAACGTGAGGTCTTTTCTGGGAGTAAATCAACATCATAATCACCACCTCCAAACACAGCAACAGCCGACCTCGGTGGTTGTATCATCTGTAGCGGCACTCAGCAACGAAAAAGTCCCAGAGGAACTCAGTCCGAAGCACATAGGTATAACAAATTGTACTTAAGACACTATATTAAATTATTACTTTATTTCGATTGATCCTcagtgcatttttaaaataaaactatttaaatTGCATATACAGTTATAGCTGAGTACAAAAACGAATAAAAGTCGcattaataaaatgaataagGTTTTAAACGCGACGAGTTTTTAAATTTTGtattgttttgttatttttttttaatgtgccgTGTGTAAGGCCAGAACAAGACAAGCTTATGTATTGTTATTTCATTGCGTACATTTCTTTTAGAGCGTGAAAGTGTGCAAAAGGCCGAATCCCCGACACAGGCGTTAAAGTCATCTTTCCGACCAGTTCATGACAGGTAAATGAAACTCCATTACATCATGTCTTATTGATTCCGTACAGTATTTGTTCTTCAGAATAATGAGGAAAACCATTACATTTTAGGAATATACTGTATAatcttttctacattttatatcaaaGCGATCGTTCGTTTTCTTTCCATTGGCCCCTGCACTGTAACCGattcaacatttatttttaactatattattttattctcACGTGTCACCGATAGACAGGGGTCGCTTATGTGGTGGATTAACCAGCATGGTGACATCTTTCAATTTAAACTCAAGTCGCCGCTGACATCATAGCGACTCCTATTGGGACCCGCTCAATTGGTTCGTCATGCACGCGAACTGCCGATTAAAACAAGTAGCGCGTTTTTGGTGACCAGGAAGCTTCACAGCTCTCCGCTGCTCCATAATTTCCTCTCTCTGGAGAGTAACTACTTATCAAGTCACCAAGCATAACCAGGGCCTATGCCGCGTGCTAGCGAGAAAACCCAAGGAAAAAAGACCCCAGGGGCTCGTCTTGCTGAAAGGATTTTTCCCATTGGAATGTCCTAATTTTGTACTCCTTAGAGGGACTTTTATATTATAACCATTAGCAGgagaataacaataacaatcattataataacaattattattattacaattattattattattattattattattgcagctACAAAATCATATTAGTATCAATATGACGCGTTATTAGACTTCAGATTTGATTTTGGATAAAATCACAATTGCTACTCCGCACTGAAGTTACCAAATCAAGGACTAGGTGTGTTTGGAAACAAAGGTAATTAATGGGTTTTCAAGGTTTAGCAATTTATAACAATTCATTCTCTGTTCTCCAGTCCCAGGAATCAGCAAGAGGCGTCGCAGCGAGTTCTAACGGCTCTTTCTTCAGCCTGATCAAGACATTTTTCCGGGGTGGGGTCTTGGggggtagggtggggggggggggggggaagcgaacaaactaataaaaggacaatgaaaaataattttcttcacTGTAGCATTCAGTCGATTCAGAACAACTGATGTAACTTGATAAACCCTGTGGAAGGATATTCTTTATTGTTGTACATTATCACGCTTTGTGTTATATCTTTTGTTTTCCCCTGGGACATCTGGTATTTTGTCTTTCCTGTGTTTGTGCTATTCTTTCTGTAAATACAGTGATCTAAATTTGTAAATAGCGCGTCAAACGAATTTGTCAAATTTATCTATTTTTGTCTAATAAACTTAATGAAATTATAGTGACATGTAAGAATCGTTTTCTTTTTTACTTGAATTCGATTTTCGTCTTCGCAGATttttagttattattattaatattattattattgttgtggtGGCGGTGTTGGTTTCTTGCAAAATTTAACGATCTATCTAAAGTAATGCAAATACataatgcatttaaaataaCAATTCGTAAAAAGTCTCTCCTCTGTTTAGTGCTCTAATTTAATTTCCTATTCAGGTCTGTTCAATGGCGCTACCGTAGATGCATTCAGGTGATAATAAGTTGCCAGATGGTTGTTGGTGACAGAAAATGGACCAAAGCAGCTGGGAAAGTcattaagtaataatgtgggAACGCCCCAAACAAACGTATGAAATGCTCAAACTACAGTTTCAGGAAGGAAAACTTTATACGCGATATTAAATCCTTGACAATTTAGTAGCCGCCGATTAATTAGACTGGAATTGCACTGTGAGGAACGTATAGGATTCTGAGCGAGACTAGAATAACAACAATAAACTGTGAACAATAATTCTGATTGTTCATGATTTCGTGCAGTGCtacaaatttaataaatacaagcCTTGTACAATAACAGTAaactgaaaacatttaatttaccAATTTCGGAACGAAATATAACTACCGTATACCATGCTTCATGGTTACTTCACAAATTAATCCTGGGTTGTAACTATTACATTTggaatttgtatttatttttttgttcaaagaagtgccatttaaaatacatttttcttaGTAGGATGTCATTTTCATACgtaaaatattttgaatttaaACTATTTTTGAAACGACTTCAGATATTTCACCGAGGCCTGCTAGTGGGCTTGCATTACATGACACCACAGGCAGTTGGAATTGGATTTTGTAACAGAATTGTAGCGACCTCTATGGGCTCAAGTCGATATGTTTTTAAAGGGATTTTACAGAATCTTATTTACAAGCAATTTAGGAACGCTGTACTGTATCCAGTTTTTTTAACCTACTGTTTCATTTGCATGTTGTTTACTCTGAAAAGAAGAAGGCTCATGTTGTAATGAGTTCATAAATTTATATTATGCGCTTCAAAATAGCAGCATTATTTTAGAACCTTAAATACGGTATAATTGATTTAATTTATAGTCGGTTCTATACGAGCTCACCGGCACATATTCTTGCCCATTCAGTACTGCAGGATGTCGGAACGTGGCATAGGCCTACATTTTTCTATatagttaaaatattttgtataattATAGGACAAATTGGTATTTAAGTCCAAATAAATTTGTTATTAACGTTCAAAGACAATGAATTCGGCACAAATATGTCGCAGAAATAATTTAAACGTCATCCCAACTAGTATCTTCATTATGCGTGATGTAAAACTTAAAGGGAATGACAATATATAGAATGGATATGtagaatatgtattttttataaaataattgCATAGCAaacaatttgtgtgtgtgtgtgtgagagagagagtctgTGTTTGCGTGAATTCCAAAAGAATGCAGATGTGCGTTTAACACGCTTTTCATCTGTATGTTTCTATAGTAATTCACGTTCGCTAACAGCATTACTTGTGTTTGTCAAGTCCCTAGAGTCggtaaaaatgttaaaatataaaaaatgttaaaaataatatatatatatatatatatatatatatatatatatatatatatatatatatatatatatatatatatatatatatatatatatatataaaatctatTGAAATTTAAGGTCTCAGACACTTTAATCGTATTTAACCGTATTAATGAATCGTACATTTTGagattttaattgcatttacaaatgtttttttaagagaaagaaagagagagagaaagaaagagagagggagaaacgaCATGGTTCAACAGAAACATGTTTAACGGACTCATAGTTAAACAACTGATGACTGAACATTAATAAAGACACCACCCCCGTTGGCGGGTTCGTAAAAAATGTATAAGGGCAAAAGGGATTGGTTCTTTCAAATCTAGGCAGGTGTACAAATTTCATTTTGTACTTgctatttaaaaattgtatcaATTCTCACGAGTATTTGTGATTGAAATTAAATAACCTCCTGGTGTcccgttttttttcttttttgttgcgAACCAGCGTGAGGTTCGTGGAAGTGTTAGCTTGAGGCCATAATATTGCGATATACTAATATATACAAAATTATTCATTTAGCAGTTGATGTACAGTGGATTGTCTAATGAGTAATAAACAGGGTTAGAACCAATAATTAGGCTGTCACTGCAAGCAATTTCCCCGTATTGCCCCAGGGCCAAAACGCTGAAAAGAAATGGAAAACCGATATGAAGAAAAAAGATTTGGGAACTGAAACGATTCAGAAAGACAAAATACCTTTCTTAGAATAAAGCTAAAAGGAGAAGCAGCTGGAATTATAAAATGAAAGATTAGCAATGTTAATCAAAAATGTATCAGATAACTGTTTTGAAGATGGACATGCAATATAAGACTATCAGCAAGTAATATGTAAGAATACATTGCATATGCAGCTTATTCACAGTTTATTTACCATTGCAATTGTTCAGGTATTGTGAATTTTATGGTTTTGCAGTTCCATAAATTTATTTTCCAAAGCAAAGGAAATAATCAACTGCTCTTACACCAGTGTAACACAATAAGGTTGTGATATTTCAGTGTTTAAAATTATTAAGTGtcttaagaaaaagaaaaaaaaaagaattctgtTAATTTCAAATTTTAAAAATGTGGAATAATGCCAGCACAAAAGAAAGACAGCTATGACTAAAATGCTTATTTTCAGGGAAGGTACTTCGGAGGAACTGTATACTTTTTAGTTGGATGGTGTTGAGCGTCGGTCTcacataatgatttttttttctttttcgggGGGAACCGGCAGTGGTTTCCCTGTGACGCTGATATCCCCACCACTGTGCGGCTATTCATTTGTTTTGCTCTTGTATTGTGCTAAGTATGAGGCGAACGCAGAGGAAAGTTCATCTCATGTAGGCAGTGGCAGGCCTTCCCACACTCTGTGGCCTTATACACACACGGATCCCTTCCTTAGTCCCATTCAAAACTTACATATTTGCCTTTACAATGGGTCGGTGGTATCTCCAGACCGCAAACTCATTACCTAGTTCGGTGAGAGCGTCGGTTTGAGCGCAGTGACAATGGCAAGGTCTAACTGGAAACATCACGCCAGGAATGTCCAGTGGCCAGAAACCCGCATGGCTGCTCAGCGTTGTGTCCAGCTAATTGTACTGGCGCAGGCCGCCTTGAAATGCACTGATGCAAGCGGGAGAGACACTTCAGCCATTGCAGCTTATGTATCTGAAATGCTGTTAGCCAATTAGCGGAGGAACCGTTGCAGCTAAACACGGTGTGTTTAGAAAGTGGACTTTTTTTTGTACACCAGGAAGTTGTATCAAGGGCCCACTTGATTAAAAAGAAGAAGCCTCAAAAAATTTACATAGATTCTCCAAGGAGTTTGAAAGCGATGCTATAAAATTTTGCATCTCCGTGTCAGCAATATGCTCATTTGGATTTTCTTCAATGCTTAGTGCCTGAAATGTGGCACTAATTAGTTAATCTAATTATGTGTAACATTTTAGGCATCTCTGCAGTATAATGTTTATATGATTTGTGATTCTGATGAACATTcctaaaaatgtacattttattaCAAGCAATTTCAAAGCTGAATAGAGATATTGCCACGTATTCATTGTGGTTTAAAGTGTCCGCAACAGTTAAGATGCCTTCAGAAACATTTTGTACCTATGCAATACATGCAAgcatatataaataatttaatttgcttttataatatttattatttttattgttcccattttgttattcttttttgttttccccAGAAGGACCATTTCCTCTATGTGTATGGGCTGCTGTGGGGCAGTATGATGCTACCTGTGGATTATTAATTTGTAGATCTAAATGTAATTATGATACCAATTGCTAATTACTTGAACAATTAAAAAGAATCATACATTAGGAATGATGCAAGCAATTATTGAAATAAACACAGATATATATCTCatatataaaacacacacacacacacatatggttggaagatggatatatGTATAATGTGAATGTAAAGCAAACTCCAATGAAGGTAGGTAGCAGAAACCTGAGGTGCTATTTACCGCCCGCCCCGATGCTGTTGTTGGTACCATGTTTAAATAATGAGCAGGCAACTCGTTTAGGTGCTTCAGCCCTTCAGGAAAATCTCCACTGCGACAGATAATAAAATCTGACTCTCCTCCGTATTCCTTTTCTGAAGCGTTGCCATTGTGGTTTTGGGATAATTCCAGTAAGGCCGCACAAAGGGAAGTTAAGGCTTCTGAAGTGTCATTGTGCAGATGGGTCCTGCTAAGAGATTTCCCCCTCAGCAGATCTCCTTTGCACATGTGCAGAGCAGAAGGTGATTTGAAACGATTTACCCTCTTCTCGGCCCGCCGCTGTACTTTCTCACCATTGTACTGAATCTCACCACAGTTCACCAACCAATAAAACCTCAGTTAGGACCGAATGTGTTATTGTCTGCTGTGGGTTGTAAGGGTCAGAGCTAAGTATCAGCAGATGCATGCTCAGAAAGCAGGAAGGAAgccatatatacagtatacgtTGAAATATATATTTGGTTGACTTAAAATGTTCGACAGACCAGTACCGCTTCATTACATCTTTTTAGGTGCAGTTCTTCTGCTTAAAAGCTTGGAGTTGCATTCGTTTATCGTTTGTGCTCAGTTTTTGTGTGGGAAGTGCATGTACTGAGCCTCGTTCGGGCAATTTGTTGGATGCATTTCCAGCAGATGTTGCTTAGAGTAACTGTGCATCTTAAATTATATCCCCTCTGTTCACATTCATGGCTGTATAATCACTCATTGGACCAAATCCATTATCCTGATTTTCTGAATTCCAGGTTTGCCATTTTTGCTGGCTTCAGTCACTTTTTTAAGTGGAAACatgttgttttttaaattattgtttgatatttgtatataacTGCTTACTCTTTGTGTATATGTTGTGTATGATAACGTGTACTTCATGTTGAGTATTTGTATTCTAAACTTTCAATGTTTTTCACTCGGTAGTCTGGTGCGGTCAGCAGCATTCATTTCACCTTAATGTTCATCCCCAGAGAACGGTGGTACTTTCCCTCCAATAACAGTCAATCATTCCCATACATGCCACAGAAAGAGTGATGCAACAATGTTAGGTCAGTTTAAATTACGAATAACCTACAGCACCAGGCCATTTCACAACTGGACAGCtaaatattttacatatttttgtagATTGGAATATATTTTAACCCAACCGTATCGACTGTATATTCATTACGGCGTCTTGTATAAGAAGGAAATATATTAACTTAGGTTTTATCTTGCTTGTAAAAATTACACAAAAATGGATGATTGGACATTTTGTTTGCAGTATTCTCCTCTACGGTGGCCCGTGAGGGACAATGAGCTGCAAATTCAGAACACACAAATTCTATAAATGCAGCACACAGAAAGCACTTACAAATTCTGAAAATGTGGCGCAAACTAAGATTCTCACTGCAACTGACAGACGGAGTCCAAATCTTGAAAACGCatgcaaaagaaaaaatgctGCAAATCCACTCACTACACAAGGGGACAATGATATTAGAGGGACCATACAGAGGAGAAGAGGGACAGTTTCCCAAATCGCAGTTAAGTTTGCCTCATATTTTAACAGAAGCTAGTTGGATGGTTTTTAATGTCAGAATTGTCATGTCCAGCACACAGACAACAATGCACTGCGATTATTTTTGAGATTCGAGCCATTTCACAATTTGTGCAGCTATGAAAATAAGTAATTTCAGCTTTAACAAAATAATGGTTTAGAATTTTGGATTCATGGCAACTGTTGTATACCCCTTTGTTATCCAGATTTCTTTACAGGtaaattaaacattttaatttaatgtttGCACGTATCCATATAATATGCAATGGGCAATAAACAAATGGGTTAATAGCTCTAAAACCAAAAAAGACTGCGACATCTAGTAAAGTAGTAGTGCTTCGATCAGTGGACCCTGGGGGACAACGCACACTCACTGGATTTTCAGGTTATCTGTGTGTACAATAAACGCTAAACTAATATCTCGTTACTGCTGAAATTACCTGTTTTCTTTGTTATTAACAAGACTTTGCACTAATTGTGAAATGTTTCAAGCGACAAAATAATCAGTGTGTCTCATTGTCTGTCTACTGGACATCATAATTCTTCCATTAAAAACTGCCTGATTCACTTCTGTTAAAAGATATTTAAGCAGGAAAACGGAATATCAAATATGAAGCTAACTTAACTGCGGTGTTTTCCAAGTCAGAAAGTCAATCAGGCCTCTTCATTTCTGCTAGAATTTTGATTTCTAAAGCAGATGCTCTTTCCTGTATAATATATCATTTAATGGCTATTGGTTATTAGTAGAAGGTTGGATGGTTTAGTTGTGAACTTTGTATGGAGAGACGAAATTCatttgaaataaaaaagtatTATAATTGTGGATCAAGTTGCTGCTGGTTTTAATTTGCTAATTTTTTCTTCATTAAATGATTCTCTTAAAATTAAATAGGTGAAGTCATTTTTGAAGAAGTCATTACCCATCTGGAATATTACTCCTAATTATGTTTTGAATTCTGTCGGTAGCCTGGTTCCGCTAAGTGTCatgcatttttgtttcatcctAAAAAATTGAATTACGTTTTGCAGTTTAAGCGCATTTAACAAATCCAAAGGCTATGAATACTTGCTCATTGTGTGCTACTTCCATTTGCCTTGAAATATGTCTATTGTCTTTTTTGTAGTCCTCTTGTATATTCTCAATATTAACTTTCATTCTCTATATGTGTTATAATTTTCTATGGAATGATCAGTTCCAAACAATAAAAAAGTCAGTATGGTGTTTTGTTAGCTGATTGTGAGTATTATGGTTATGTCATTAGAATATGACAAAACAAACAGTCATGGTTGACACGAATATTCACGACGATAAATGGCTGGCTGGTATTACTGTACGGGAACTTTATCTGAATGAGATAGTAGTACAGTCACGGCCACACCTGGGCAATAATGATTTTCACTTAGCGACCATTTTGCTTAACGACCTGGGCTGCATTTCCCAAAGCATAACTGCTAACTACATTAGCAACTTACATAGTTGGAACAATACA
Protein-coding sequences here:
- the irx1a gene encoding iroquois-class homeodomain protein IRX-1a, producing MSFSQLGYPQYLSATQAMYGSDRPGVLAASARSGSSEIGGNPSATAAAVTSMLGMYANPYAAHNYSAFLPYTSADLALFSQMGSQYELKESPGVHPASFAAHSSPAFYPYGQFQYGDPARPKNATRESTSTLKAWLNEHRKNPYPTKGEKIMLAIITKMTLTQVSTWFANARRRLKKENKVTWGARSKEDEDSNIFGSDNEGDTEKNEDEEEIDLESIDIDKIDDNDGDQSNEDDEDKSEGRDRVELDSMEKRRALALQAFDKSKDTISVGKMPSDNNSTRVLSPSGQGSFQLPVNNKPKIWSLAETATSPDSSQKATSPSVPASHASPQIQHPAFLPSHGLYTCQIGKFHNWTNGAFLGQNSLLNVRSFLGVNQHHNHHLQTQQQPTSVVVSSVAALSNEKVPEELSPKHIERESVQKAESPTQALKSSFRPVHDSPRNQQEASQRVLTALSSA